In one window of Ovis aries strain OAR_USU_Benz2616 breed Rambouillet chromosome 3, ARS-UI_Ramb_v3.0, whole genome shotgun sequence DNA:
- the PROKR1 gene encoding prokineticin receptor 1 has product MKEKLSFSRKGRPQPSNITPEEFPRVWLKASTSQMEITMGVMDENATNTSTSYFPLLDPLGAQAASFPFNFSYGDYDMPLDEDEDVTNSRTFFAARIVIGMALVGIMLVCGIGNFIFIAALARYKKLRSLTNLLIANLAVSDFLVAIVCCPFEMDYYVARQLSWEHGHVLCASVNYLRTVSLYVSTNALLAIAIDRYLAIVHPLRPRMKYQTATGLIALVWVVSILIAIPSAYFTTETVLIIVKSQKKIFCGQIWPVDQQIYYKSYFLFIFGIEFVGPVVTMTLCYARISRELWFKAVPGFQTEQIRKRLRCRRKTVLVLMCILTAYVLCWAPFYGFAIVRDFFPTVFVKEKHYLTAFYVVECIAMSNSMINTVCFVTVKNNTIKYFKKIMLLHWKASYNGSKSSGDLDLKTTGVPATEEVDCIRLK; this is encoded by the exons ATGAAGGAAAAGCTGAGTTTCAGCAGAAAAGGGAGACCTCAGCCTAGCAACATCACCCCAGAGGAATTCCCAAGAGTGTGGCTCAAGGCTTCAACCAGCCAGATGGAGATCACCATGGGGGTCATGGATGAGAATGCCACCAATACGTCAACCAGCTATTTCCCTCTGCTTGACCCCCTCGGAGCCCAAGCTGCTTCTTTCCCCTTCAACTTCAGCTATGGTGACTATGATATGCCCTTGGATGAAGATGAGGATGTGACCAATTCCCGGACCTTTTTTGCCGCCAGGATTGTCATTGGCATGGCGCTGGTGGGTATTATGCTGGTCTGTGGTATCGGCAACTTCATCTTCATCGCTGCGCTGGCCCGCTACAAGAAGCTACGCAGCCTCACCAATCTGCTCATCGCCAACCTGGCCGTCTCTGATTTCCTGGTGGCCATCGTCTGCTGCCCCTTCGAGATGGACTACTACGTGGCGCGCCAGCTCTCCTGGGAGCACGGCCACGTGCTGTGCGCCTCCGTCAACTATCTGCGCACAGTCTCTCTCTACGTCTCCACCAACGCCCTGCTGGCCATCGCCATCGACcg ATATCTGGCCATTGTCCACCCGCTGAGACCCCGGATGAAGTATCAAACAGCCACCGGCTTGATTGCCTTGGTGTGGGTGGTGTCCATCCTCATTGCCATCCCATCAGCCTACTTCACCACTGAAACAGTCCTCATCATTGTCAAGAGCCAGAAGAAGATTTTCTGCGGCCAGATCTGGCCAGTAGACCAGCAGATCTACTACAAGTCCTACTTCCTCTTCATCTTTGGCATCGAGTTCGTGGGCCCAGTGGTCACCATGACCCTATGCTATGCCAGGATCTCCCGAGAGCTCTGGTTCAAGGCCGTCCCTGGTTTCCAGACGGAGCAGATCCGGAAGCGACTGCGCTGTCGCCGGAAGACGGTCCTGGTGCTCATGTGCATCCTCACTGCCTACGTGCTGTGCTGGGCGCCCTTCTACGGCTTCGCCATCGTGCGGGACTTCTTCCCCACAGTGTTTGTGAAGGAGAAACACTATCTCACGGCCTTCTATGTGGTCGAGTGCATTGCCATGAGCAATAGCATGATCAACACCGTGTGCTTTGTGACTGTCAAGAATAACACCATCAAGTACTTCAAGAAGATTATGCTACTCCACTGGAAGGCTTCTTACAACGGCAGTAAGTCCAGTGGGGATCTTGACCTCAAAACCACGGGGGTGCCTGCCACAGAAGAGGTGGACTGCATCAGGCTGAAATAA